In Juglans regia cultivar Chandler chromosome 13, Walnut 2.0, whole genome shotgun sequence, the DNA window CATGTGAAAGATGCAAATTGGAGTGAATGTGAGATGCATCTAAGCTGTTGTGTAAACATAAAGGTGCAGAGGAAGAATAAGGTGCAGAACAGGGGTTACCTGAAGGTGATGCGGCAGTAGCGGAAACAGCTTTCGGAACCGTGGTGGATGGCGATGTCAGCACTGGTTGTGGCAATGAAGACAACGGTAGAGGCACTCACATGGATggagaggaaaataaaatgaaaggattAGGGCACTGATGCGAGGATGAAGGAGAGGCCATGTGTGAAGGTGGGCTTTGGGTTTCCTGAAAGCCAGGTTGGGCCTCGTCGACGGTGTTTTCGAATGGCGTCACTGTCACCGTCACTAAAACTTTTTCAGTTTTAGGATGGATGTCCAAAACGCTTGTGTTACCCATCAAGCGAGATCCGTTCATGCACATTAGCAATCATTTTTTAAGGAGTTCCCATCATTGATTCCAGAAAAATGTAAACGCCGTTTTCACATGCACCTTTGAGTAGAATCGCCCCCATTTTCTGATCattcacaagaaaataagaggGGTAAAATTCAACATAGACACTATTTTGGGATGTAAAATGATACAcgtaaattaaatttttgttgaTGGTTAGAAACAAAGAGTATCTTTCAAGATAAAAGTGCGTTTAGGCGAATGGAAGGCTAAAGAACCAATGTGTGAGACAACCAGACCTGAACCATTACCAAGAACAATTTCATCAGTTTCATCATATTCAGAGTGAATAgacaagttttgaagatcacCAGTAATATTGTGAGATGCAGCTGAATCAATAAGCCATTTTTGTTCAGTTGCCTTGGAAATGGCGGCACAATTTACAATGACTTCGTTTTGAGATAACTGACAAAATGTTTTGGTCGTGTGACCAATCTGATCACATATATGACATTTGAGTTTAAAGGGCCGCTGATTGTTATTGGACTAACAAGATCCATGTTGAGAGTGACGGCCTTGCCCATTATTTCGATTATGCCCATTTGATTTAGAGGAGTTCTTTGCAGAACCTCCAGCCGAACCAGGTTTCTAGGTTGTATAGTTTGCGGTAGCCACCAGTTGTTGAGTTGCAGCATCTAACCTTCGCAGGTAGTTGTCATGGCCGACGAGGAGGTCATAAACCCCTCAATAGCGAGTGAGTTCTCCTTTGCTCGAATTGGCGCTGCAATTTCGCGAAAATCAGAACCTAAACCATGCAAGACATACAAAGTTAGGTCATCATCAGAAATGGGATGATCAATAATGGCAATCTCATTTTCCAAGGCCTTGACAGCATGCAAATACTCAGTAATGGACCGATTTCCATGCTAAATTAAGGTAATCTCCTATTTGAGCTGCATAGCCCTTGTCCATGACCTACTTGCATACAGACATGTTAGTTTCTTCCATGCCTCATGTGATGTTTTAGCAGTAGCGATAAGAGGAGTTATAGTATGAGAGGTAGAGGCTAGAATGGCGCTTAGAATAAGCTTGCCTTGCTGAACCCAATGGATCTTTTGTAAGGTTGAGACTAAATTGTTGTCCGGATTTGAACATTGAGAAATGCAGTGACATAATCAAGTAGGTCATAAGCCTATGAGGAGAGCTTCAAATTGAGCTCTTCATCGGGGAAAAGTGGAGGGAGTGAGTTTTTCATTGATTTGAGCAGTGATATTGAGAGCAATGAGAGGGATTTCGGTGGAGGAAACATGATGGGTATTGGGATTCTGGGCATTTTGGGCTGAGGAAGATGACATGGTGAATATAGGAATTGAAGGCTTGTTAGAGACTGACTCTTCTAATACCATATAAAGAATTTCACTGCAAGtttgaatagaaaattttctCACACTTTCATTCAGTAGTTGATATAAGTTATAtaaacatatcacaaaactaatttaggaaatacataaaaatcatgGTTGTGAATATACAATAGTTACAACATTGTACAATAACTTCTAAATGTTCTGTATGATAGAATTGAAGGCTTAAATCTTAGTTTTGACTTTTGCTTGATTTTGGCAATCATCTTTTATTGGAatcattctttttcatttccatACCACAAATCTCCTGACATCTATTAAGAATGAACCATTTAATTCCAAGTCATCCACATTGGTCATCTCCATGCTAAAGGATAAACATGATGAATATCTGCAACAAGATCAAGAATACTTTTAGTTCAGTCAGATTTTTTCAGAGTTTGACAATTGTGATATCACTAGAGCTCATTTTGTTTCTCTCCAAAAGATGTACGTATTCAACCAAGCTTGCTTGAGAGGGCTCTTTTTAGGGCTACTCACCACTTAGAGGATTCAACCAAATACATGTATTTGATGTTGTATTGTTTCGCTTTTGAATGTTTcgtttttaaagaaattttccGTGATTATATAAGAAGGGGTGACAATATATGTGAACTCAACACGACCACAAAATGAAATAAGGAGATTtggatttgatataaatgaatttaagttaaaatgggTTGGCCAAATAAGACACGATTATTAACGGGTCAATTACGAGTCATCCCACAAAATCTACAATCAACCCGTATAATacgaataaattattttttcaaattttataaatatttagtctTATATGTCTTTTTGTTGTTAttgagaatatataatattaatattagtatttgactactTCATATCTTAAACTATTAAATTTGTTTGgttaatatgtaaatttattttcttatatattattgatttggaTATTGATAACGAACGGGTTAAAGTGGGTTAATTGGTTGAAAATGGTTAAATGAGTTGTGTCCAGGTTAACCCAATAGAAGTTAGTTACTAACTGGGTTAAGTGGGTCATGTTGTATCACCCGTTATTTATATAAGTCATATTAGATTTTTAGGACCTGACctgtttaattaaatggatCGTGTTCGGTTGATCCATATACTCTAATACtcatgacttgacatgacacaAATATGATTTGCGAACACAAATTGCTAGCTCTACATACATGTACCAACTCATATATGATGTTTTGTCTTTGACAAGTTCTATTTATCGTCTATTTGACCAtattcatctcaaaatataatGACATGACATCGAATAATTGGCCCATAAGTTGgacatattaaataatttctaattatttaataatacatAATGAGATGATAAGATAATGATGACAATAAAATGATGGTTAGTAgcattaacattttttttttatggttaaaaGACACATGATTCAAGTACAAGCTCTCCTAATGGTAAGATGATGGACGAGAATTAGAATTCgagattattcatttaaaatatggttCTCAATGTGAACCAGATTAAAGGCAATGGACATTCTCTccttgggtttttgtttttcttctaaaggtacattagttaaaataaaaactaatgtATTCCATAGTTGGCTGTCGTAAATGGTAGTTATGGAGTAAATCCAACCATTGAATCATCTATCACGGGAGGTTCCCACAACAGAAAAAGGCGAGTTCTTAAACTAACAGTGTCTGAGATAGTAGTTGAAGATATACAATCCCATACCTTAcgtagagaaatgatagttacagtcataaatatgtaaatattaagcaatcatttaaaaaaaaaaaatacaagattcacataaaaataaattaaacttttaataaattatatatttttttaaaatgactgtatgatatttatatacttcaCGACTATACAtcatcaaaaaatctactcaacctcctactattcatacaacctccacacttcacattatttttaatttttattatttttttcttttattaaatatttattatataaataatgaataaataatttaaaataatttaaaaagaataaactcaaaaaaaaatttaaaaaaaatattaaaaatttaaaaaatttaaaaaagtatagagtgtgaagtgttgtggaagttgtatagcaaaactcatatatcATATTACTCTCTTATGTATTCCCGAATAAAGTAGGTGGACAAAAGCTATTTTACGGTAAAAGAAAGCACCTGCGTGATCTCGAAGGGGAAGTGGAAGGTTGACACCTCGAAACTCTTTGTAAATCAAGCTTCCGAGTATGTACACCGAGAAAAGAGAGAAGCCTTTTCGACCCTCAACTTTTTTTCTATGGTGGAGAAAgctacaattataaatatttttattaaaataaatttataaattaatataattttatataatacgttaaatctattttataataaaaataattttataatttaatatattacactAATATGAATCtgtctataaatttatttatttttaaatttttttataattaaaacatttctataaaaaaactctagacaaaaaaaattatttttattattattcacgtaTCATTTATAATCATCTCACTGTCACGACTATTTTGGCACGGCAAATTACCATAAGTTTGATCGGCGACCACCGTCGGGTGATcaattaatgatttatattttaataaattctctAAAACCGTAAATCTAGCCACACGTTGTGCTTTCTATCCAGGTCTCTCTTCCACGTACCAACGGTTTCTGTAGCTAAAGCCCAAAGAGAGACGGGAATGGATTACTGCGCATTGTTTGTAAATCCCAACGCCACCTCAGTCTCTGTTTTTCCGATTACTATTATCAAATCCGTTAGATTCAAGTACCCATGTTTCCTCAGACAAGCCCCCGTCTCCGCAAACCTTTCTATTACCTACGACGACGAAGCTACCAACAAGAAATCCTCGGTTCACCACGACAGTCTCAGAGTTCTCGAATGGGGCAGTCTCTGCGACGCCGTCGCATCCTTTGCCGGCACTTCCTTGGGCCGCGAAGCTACCAAagtctctccctttctctccatCTGTCTATTACGTCATCAATGTttattcttttgctttgtttgacaacttttttttttttgcatttggtTCTGTTTGCCCTGTGTTAGGCCCAGCTGTGCTCTCTGAACCAGACGTACGAGGAAAGCCTGAGGCTTCTGGAGGAGACTAATGCGGCCGTTGAAATGCACAAGCACGGTGGTTGCAGGTTGGACTTCGGTGGCATCGACGCAGTTCTCGTGAGGGCACTGTTCTTATTTCGCtgttatccttttttttttttttcttcacagaTGATATGTTAGTATTACTGAGTTTCAGTTGAGCAGATACAAAATGGTTGTTCTTAGAGGCAGCTTTTTCATTGTGGCTTTCGGTCATACATGTAGTGACAAATTTAATGAATACATGCACGGCCTTATCCAGCTTTTGTCCAGAGTTGGGTTCATTCTAGCTCGTTGAGAAACCGTTAcgattattttagtatttgtgGAATTTAATAATGGGCTATcttcattttctattatttattttgtgttataaaaaagaaagcaatgaATGCCAAAGAACCAAagattctttatttaatttcatgaaTCAAAACACCTTCTCAGAATAACTCTTCAACATTTGCAAATGAAAGATTCCTTATTTCTctgttaaaaaatatgtgaatgtCTTCCCTTTTTATCATTCATGCCTTTCCTCCAAGTGTTTGCTATGTTGTCCGTGAAGGTGAAATCTGCTATCCTACAAGCACGGAGAAGTTTACCGGTGGATGGGAATAAGGCGATGGCGGTTGCAGCTCTACTACAGCTTGCTGATACTCTGCAGTTTAATCTAAAAGCTGCAATCAAGGAAGATGAAGATTGGTACAGACGCTTCATGCCTCTCACAGAAGATGTAATTGGACTATTGGAGCTTTAAgattgaacctaagaacctactGTCTCCCTATCTTTTGAATGCTTTCATGGCCTTACTTCTCCCTTCCACGGCATGCAGATAATGGGATTGGTTATAAATCGATCATTAGTGAAATTCATATTGCAAGTAATTGATGAAGATGGCTCGGTTAAAGACTCCGCGGTTTGTACATATTTACCTCATATAATTTCCATCATTGCCATTATACATATTTCGGTGGTGCAATTCTATTGATTATTATAGTTGAGATAGATTTTGTGAtgtctttctaattttttagcCAAACTGTgtttttgttgcaaaaattttttgaaacttaaatattttctgttctGCTGCGATACATGTTTTGATAGGTTCTCTTTGTCATTTGTCCTGATGAAATTATTATTGGTTCATAAGTGTTCAGTATTTCCGTAATcttattagttttgtttttcaaattttgttcacTGTAGAGTTCAATGCTGAAACATGCACGCGATCGAGTGAGGATGCTTGAGAGAAAGGTAAAATCCAGTTTTTTGTCATATATTTTCTCCAAATGTTAGAAACTTCTAGGTGTCACCAGCCATTATTTGAGGAGGGCTATCAAGAGTAGTGCTTAATGAGCATACTAAGTGTAGTGCTTAATAAAGCAAGTCTAGTGCAGCCATCTGCCAGAAGATATCTAACCATCCTGCCCCTGAACATAGAACCACCCATTCCAATGGTGGTTTCTTGAAACTTTTAATATTGCTTCCAACAGTTtggttgagttgagtttagattTTTCATTGTAGTGAAGATGGGGAGCTCTTCTATCATTCATCTTTCTGTTGTTAGCGATTAAGGTTTATGGATAGTTAGGTAATCCAAGGGCCCAAGCAAGAGTCAAGCAGCTTGTTGGGAACTCTGCTAGGCAAATTGGGAACTCTGCAGTGCCTGTCTCACCTGCTTAAGGGCTCGACAGTCCTTTGGGCCCTATTTTCAGGCATATAAGTAGTTGGCAGGACCTGCAAGCAACTTTTCATTGTTATCATTCTGGCCAACAGCTTAAAAACAGCATTTCTCTAGATTGTTATCAACAATTTCATCTTAAGAATCTGTTGTTGTCTTCTCTGTTCAGATATATCATTTAATGGAGAGCCTAATTAGGAATGAAAAGAGTGAAGCATCGTTTCTGGTAACAACCATAAGATCAGAAGTGTATTTCTCTCTATCTTCGTTATTCCCTTGTCTTCCTACTGAATCGAGTAATACTGGTTCAGGAAGTGAGTAACATTGACGGCCGGTGGTGTATAAAATCAGTGGCTGATCGACTGACAAGTTTTAAGGGTCTACTGTTATCCAGGTCCATAAAATTTTGTTGTATAAATTTCAGCCAACACTGCACATGTAAACAATTTGGgtttgctttttaatttttttttcttgatgacAAGGAATCCTGGTTTTCTAAATAATCCACGTACATTATAACCCTTTCCTGAGAGTTGTATACTGTTTTAGTGGTTCAGTCACAGGAAGCATTGTAGAGCCACTCTCTGCCGTTCCTTTGAATGATGAACTGCAGCAAGCAAGGGCATCAGCAGCAAAGGCTGAGGCAGATGTACTCTCAATGCTATCAGAaaaggtttttgttttgttgtatgataattattttcatttgcaAATATTTACATTACTTATTGTGTTTTCATGTCGCTGTTTCTTGCACAGATGCAAATGGATCTTGATGAAATTGAACAGTTATTGGACATTATAATTCGGCTGGATGTGGTAGGTGTCTGATACCATTCTTCTTCGCCTCTCCCTCCcttcctatctctctctctctctctctctctctcgatcttaGAAGAAACAAACTCCTCTACTTTATGCACTTTCTTTCTTAATGCCATGAGTtgcataaaatgaaaatgagagcaGTTTAGCCAGCTTATAAAGTTTGAGCCATGGTCTTGTTAAGTCAAGTTGTGAATCCACTAAGTCAAGTAGTGAATTCATTCAGCAATTATTAAGGAATTTTAGACTTAAGTTTGGGAAAAGAAAGGTATGAGGTTAGTGCCTCAAAGATAGGTGTGTGCACACGCAAGCCATCAGATTGTTCTAGCTGGTGATTCCTCAAAGATGGGTGATTCCTTAACATGTAGGTCAATGCTCGAGCAACCTATAGTCTTTCATTTGGAGGCACGTGTCCTGATTTATTTCTCCCAGAAGGCAACGGCACTTCTGGTTCTGTTGCATCCATATCAGGGACCAAATCTTCAAAGGCAGCTTACCCGATTAAGAGGGAGTGGACATTGTATCTGCCAAAAGCTTATAACCCTTTGTTGCTTCAGCAGCACCGGCAAATTTTGCAGAAGGCCAGGAAGGATGTCAGTAATGCTACTAATGTAAGTTATACTCTAAAGCCACTGCTGTTATTTTTCtatcttactttttttatttacttatttttttgttgggggAAGGGGGTTTGTTCCTGAATTAAGAGTTTGGTGTATGAATTTACTGTAAAGTACTCCGTGTTGagattagaatttttctattttaaaatgcTTCAATCATTGACTTTGTTGGAAAAAGGTATTTTCAGGTTGTTGCTACCAGTCATTACACCttcatgttttggtttatgCAAAGAGTTGATGTCTCAGATATTATTAGTTAACGTTCTTTTCCTCAGGAAATCAGGAGGCAAAAGCAAGGTGAGATTATGTCACGAAAGGGAGATGCAGATATAGATCTTTTATCCTTAGAAATGCAGGTAACTTTTCACTAATATGGGTTGGAAGTTCATGTTACCAGTTtcctaaagtatttttcatttgttattttgCATCTCGAATGATAGTCAGATAATttgtttcaagaaaaattccctTCTGCTTGTTAGGTTACTGCTCTAGAACAAGCTCAACCAGTTCCAGTTGACTTTTTTATAGATCATAAAACTCGGGTCTTGGTCATAACTGGCCCCAATACCGGAGGCAAAACCATTTGCTTAAAGACTGTTGGATTGGCGGCTATGATGGCTAAATCAGGTTCATGCaatgtttcttttagttttattagtTCTTATTATATGCATTGATACCCTTTTCCATTGGACAGCCTCTATAGAATCTAGTGGGCTAActattcatgaatttcttgtatcattttatatttctaGAGAGGGGACTCTCTTATATACATCATGCATACCTGGATGCACcttatgtattttgtttaataaattttatttattaaacgaAAAACGGTTAAAATGCCGATGGAATTCTAAATACAAGTCTCATAACTCACTAATATGCAGGGACTAAAGCATATTATTTCtatagttttttcctttttcctcaatctaaatgttttgatatttagaCATTTATGGTAAGCTTGATATagttacagaaaataaatacagCTTGCCATAGATCTAGGTCGagaattttcatgcattaaacTATTGAGTCTAAAATGCTACTTCCAGTTACACATACCAAGTTTGCTTTGAGTTTCTCACTAATTTCATTCTTAATGTTGACAGTAGAAACTTGTGCAATCATAAATCCAGCCATGTGGCTCATGAATAATCTCATGAggaatttaaatatgttaagttaGTGAGAACCAATGGAAGAATTTCAATAATAATTCTACTATACAGTCTGTTTTTCTTGTATCATTTTTAGAGTTTTACCACCTCTCACTGTcataatcatttttctattgTTGCAGGTCTTCACGTTTTAGCTTCTGAATCTGTAAAAATCCCTTGGTTTGATGCTGTTTTTGCTGACATTGGGGATGAACAGTCCCTGTCCCAGTCTTTGTCTACCTTCTCTGGCCACTTGAAGCGAATAAGTGTAAGGATAATATATCTCAAAgcacatttcttttctcttcgaATTAATGTTGTGTGACATCAACATTACCAGCTAGAGATTATAAATGCTTAGAAGTTGCTTAAGATTCGATATATGCCTCTTCTTCAATGTAATTCGTCAGCAGATTACATCTTCTGTTCACCATCAGTTACTTTTCAACCTGATTCCACATGTATGCTCATATGATATAGACTTTTTCATCATGGAATTTTCTTTAGTTAGTGTACATTTTAAACTTAATTGCCATGAAGCCATTAGCTACAAAGGTTCATAGCATGATTTTATGAAtacattcttcttgttgattttgtttctatttgtAAATGCTGGTATACTATTCCCATTGCCATGTTTCTTATGATCCCTTTACAGTTCTATTTCCATTACCGAATTTGCAAGGTTGCTTGTGCATGTCTATTTATTTTTCGACATGCAGCTCATTATCTTATTAAGAATATGTTTTCATAAGTTATACTTCATATTTCTGGAAATCTGATTAACTCAGACATGTGTGTAATTGAGATAGAAGCCTCTGttattcttgattttttatttttattttaaatttctatacctATTCAGAGTTTGTTACATTGATCGGCATTTTAGTCTTGGGAACAATAATTTGTTATTCTTCACAGTTTGTTATGAAAGGATGTACAATTCCCAGTAACAATTGAGAGCtctaataatgattttattttggcATAATGAACTTTAATTCGAACAGCTGTTTAAGTCAATAGACTCTTGTTTACGCAGTTTGAGTAAATACTAGGATGTGATGGTGATTTTCCTTGTGGATATAATACACTATTTACCTTTTCATATGAAAAGGTCACATGCAATTTCTTTATAACATCTTGCAGGACATTCAATCGCACTCAACAAGTCGGTCATTGGTGCTACTAGATGAAGTAAGTGCAAAAATTGCTTCAAAAGGAAACATGAGAAGAATAAGAAACTGACTTTTATGATGAGGTTATATAGATTACATTCCTTTTGCATTTGTAAGGTTGGTGCGGGAACCAATCCTCTTGAAGGTGCAGCATTGGGGATGTCATTACTGGAGTCTTTTGCTGAAACTGGTGCTTTGTTGACAATAGCTACGACACATCATGGCGAACTCAAAACCCTGAAATACAGGTACTTAATGTTTGTGTAAAGATCAAGCTGACATGTTGATAATATCAAGTTTCATTTGCTTAACATGTCTAGTTTAAAAAGGAAATTTAGTTTTGTTGAAGTTAATTGCAAGTAAGTTATGCCTCAATGTCGTGCTTGTTGACTGCCCTAAATTCATGGAATCATGTTCTTGAGATTGTTGCTTTAACAGTAATGACGCCTTCGAAAACGCATGCATGGAGTTCGATGAAGTCAACTTGAAACCAACATTCAAGATTCTCTGGGGTGTACCAGGTTTTTACCGTCACTTTTGGACCTCTGTCATTCATGCTGCtactttttccttttgcttactccttttccttctttttctcaaAACTGGTTTTGATTTAAGTGTTAAAAAGACGGAAAAAGGTAAGAACTATTCCCAAACTGATGCAAAGTTCCAAATCTCATTatgttcattattttttataaaaaattgtgtttgATATATTAATGGAAAAGTTTCACGTCAATGTCTTTTTCCACAAAATGGAAGCCCTCATGTATGTAGGAAATGGCTTATTATGTTTCAACGAAGTGACCCCAGCCACTTTCTACCACATTCCAATGTTGGTGAAAAACAGTGATAATGTTTTTGTTCCACATAGCATAATGACTTTTATTACAAATCATATATGATCTGTATCAAGAAGTTGAATCATAATCATGTTCCTGTCTCAATagtttgtgagactgttttatGCATGGGATTTGGTCCTAAATTGGAGTTATGTTGACAGTGACTACTACCAAAAGCACGATGATATAGTGCAGTGTTATGAATGGCAAATACTAATTTAGTTACTTTTAATATGTGATTACTtagtttcttataaaaaaaaatatgtgattacTTAGTCAACCTCTAGGGCttgactcaagtggtaaaggccttgggcttggagATATGCTCCccccaagtctaaggttcaaatccccttaagtgcaaacaatctctaggggccatcggactaggGGATTTTCCCCTTAAATTACCTGACATGCATTTGTGGGAAACTTCTTgccgagggcttgtgcaccattgggattagtcaggacgctgttcttggacacccggtgccaataaaaaaatgtgattacTTAGGTTCgttttggatagtgaaagtgtttcatctcatcattacaattttttcaaattctcacacaaaatataataaacaattcaactttttcaaatctcaaaacaataataatattaaaaaataatattttaacaatattttattcaactttcaactttcatctaaaaccatttcatcgcatctcactatccaaaccgcaccttaGTCTTTAGCCTGTTACTACCTTTAGCTGTActattagaaataaaaaaaactacctTCAGCGGTACTTTGTTAAAATACTGCAATCTCTAGTTATATAAAAAGAGCttccaattatttattattatttttttgataagtaagaaatttattaaaaaccacgtaattaggcatagcccaagtacacaggaagtatataagagaaaacacctaattacaggTCTGTTTCTTGATATTGGGTCTGGGGTCTAGTTCTTGATTAATCTAGCTTTACCAACGTGGGATGATTGGTTTTAGTTAGATGGCTCGTGTTATAGAACTAGTTATTGAGTCCAAATGCTTTATTATAGCATTATGTGGAGGTGGTGGACTGAGAGTTACAGAGAGAAGCTGGAAGATAGAAAACTCGATGCTGATGGGTGTATCCTCTATACATTGGCTTGGAAAGGTGTTAGAGGAGAGCTTGAGCAGAAAAAAGGAGGTATACTCGGCAACACGCGAGGGTTATTGTAGTTTTA includes these proteins:
- the LOC108996610 gene encoding endonuclease MutS2; its protein translation is MDYCALFVNPNATSVSVFPITIIKSVRFKYPCFLRQAPVSANLSITYDDEATNKKSSVHHDSLRVLEWGSLCDAVASFAGTSLGREATKAQLCSLNQTYEESLRLLEETNAAVEMHKHGGCRLDFGGIDAVLVKSAILQARRSLPVDGNKAMAVAALLQLADTLQFNLKAAIKEDEDWYRRFMPLTEDIMGLVINRSLVKFILQVIDEDGSVKDSASSMLKHARDRVRMLERKIYHLMESLIRNEKSEASFLEVSNIDGRWCIKSVADRLTSFKGLLLSSGSVTGSIVEPLSAVPLNDELQQARASAAKAEADVLSMLSEKMQMDLDEIEQLLDIIIRLDVVNARATYSLSFGGTCPDLFLPEGNGTSGSVASISGTKSSKAAYPIKREWTLYLPKAYNPLLLQQHRQILQKARKDVSNATNEIRRQKQGEIMSRKGDADIDLLSLEMQVTALEQAQPVPVDFFIDHKTRVLVITGPNTGGKTICLKTVGLAAMMAKSGLHVLASESVKIPWFDAVFADIGDEQSLSQSLSTFSGHLKRISDIQSHSTSRSLVLLDEVGAGTNPLEGAALGMSLLESFAETGALLTIATTHHGELKTLKYSNDAFENACMEFDEVNLKPTFKILWGVPGRSNAINIAERLGLPSAIVDNARELYGAASAEIDEVITDMERFKQDFKEQLEEAQHHVLLSKDLYENLLVARRKIMEHSTDLRLRKMREISEAAAVARSILHRKVRQHRASVIQSSQPNPADKSRHSLGINGQYNTAEYSEPPIASKCASFVEDIKKSPSEKSQLPKIGDIVYVSSLGRRVTVLRVEPSKNEIVVQSGNMKLKLKLNDVQT